A single genomic interval of uncultured Cohaesibacter sp. harbors:
- the nuoH gene encoding NADH-quinone oxidoreductase subunit NuoH: MNDFVANWLIPGAIMVGQSLLLLVVLLIVIAYVLLADRKIWAAVQMRRGPNVVGPFGLLQSFADLLKFVLKEPVIPSGSNKVIFLLGPLVTVTVALAAWAVVPVADGWVISDINVGILYLLAVSSLGVYGIIMGGWASNSKYPFLSALRSAAQMVSYEVSIGFVIVTVLLCVGSLNLTDIVMAQQSGLATKLGMPSISFLNWYWLPLFPMFVVFFISALAETNRPPFDLAEAESELVAGFMVEYGSTPYMMYMLGEYVSIALMCSMTTILFMGGWLPPLDIAPFTWVPGIVWFILKSSLVFFMFAMVKAFVPRYRYDQLMRLGWKVFLPMSLFYVVLVAGVLQFAGWAP; encoded by the coding sequence ATGAATGATTTTGTCGCAAACTGGCTGATCCCTGGCGCCATCATGGTGGGGCAATCCCTTCTGCTGTTGGTCGTGCTCCTGATTGTGATTGCCTATGTCCTGCTTGCTGACCGTAAGATCTGGGCTGCCGTGCAGATGCGGCGCGGGCCAAATGTGGTCGGGCCTTTCGGCCTGTTGCAGTCATTTGCCGACCTTTTGAAGTTCGTTCTCAAGGAACCGGTTATTCCGTCCGGCTCCAACAAGGTGATCTTCCTGCTTGGCCCACTTGTTACCGTGACCGTGGCGTTGGCTGCGTGGGCTGTGGTGCCGGTGGCCGATGGCTGGGTGATCTCGGACATCAATGTGGGCATTCTCTATTTGCTGGCTGTCTCCTCGCTCGGTGTTTACGGCATCATCATGGGGGGCTGGGCGTCCAACTCGAAATACCCGTTTCTTTCCGCCTTGCGCTCTGCCGCGCAGATGGTTTCCTATGAGGTGTCTATCGGATTTGTCATTGTGACGGTGCTGCTGTGCGTCGGGTCGCTTAACCTGACCGATATCGTCATGGCTCAGCAGAGTGGCCTTGCGACCAAGTTGGGCATGCCGTCAATCAGTTTTCTGAATTGGTACTGGCTGCCGCTCTTCCCTATGTTTGTCGTGTTTTTCATTTCGGCACTGGCCGAGACCAATCGCCCGCCGTTTGATCTGGCAGAGGCAGAATCCGAGCTTGTGGCCGGTTTCATGGTCGAATATGGCTCGACCCCTTACATGATGTATATGCTGGGCGAATATGTCTCGATTGCGCTGATGTGTTCCATGACGACGATCCTGTTCATGGGGGGCTGGTTGCCGCCGCTTGATATCGCTCCCTTTACATGGGTGCCCGGTATTGTCTGGTTCATTCTGAAATCCAGTCTGGTCTTTTTCATGTTTGCCATGGTGAAGGCTTTTGTACCCCGTTACCGCTATGACCAGTTGATGCGTCTTGGCTGGAAGGTGTTCCTGCCGATGTCGCTGTTCTATGTGGTGCTGGTGGCTGGCGTTCTGCAATTTGCCGGTTGGGCACCATAA
- the nuoG gene encoding NADH-quinone oxidoreductase subunit NuoG — translation MAKLVVDGIEIDVPKEYSLLQAAEEAGAEIPRFCYHERLSIAGNCRMCLVEVKGGPPKPTASCAMRVGDLRPGRDGEPPEIFTKSPMVKKAREGVMEFLLINHPLDCPICDQGGECDLQDQAMAFGKGGSRFDENKRAVENKYIGPLVKTTMTRCIHCTRCVRFTTEVCGIHELGLVGRGEDAEITTYLEAALTSELQGNVIDLCPVGALTSRPYAFTARPWELTKTETIDVMDAVGCNIRVDTRGREVMRIQPRVNDAINEEWISDKTRFIWDGLKSQRLDKPYVRKDGKLTPASWDDAFRAIAVKLNGLPGDRIGAIAGAMASVEEMYALKALMTSLGSGNMDTRQDGSVLTSAMGRAAYLFNATIEGIEEADAILIVGSNPRMEAAVLNARIRKTWLAGNTKIAVIGEQADLKYGYDYLGAGADSLADLAAGKGAFFDVLKGAQKPLILIGQGAINHDDGEAVLAQAAKLAEACGALSDEWNGFSVLHTDASAVGALEVGFEPQAGGKDIAAMQAGGVDALFLLGADELAFDAFGDAFKIYIGSHGDAGAHAADVILPAGTYTEKSGLYVNTEGRVQMALRANFPPGDAKEDWAILRALSGVLGKTLPFDSVDQLRAQLLDAYPQFEVTDECLVGDSSAIRTLAKKAKPVKGQALISPVSDYYLTNPIARASAVMAECSALAKSNKAEAAE, via the coding sequence ATGGCAAAGCTGGTCGTTGACGGAATTGAGATAGACGTCCCGAAAGAATATAGCCTGCTGCAAGCTGCAGAGGAGGCCGGGGCCGAGATTCCGCGTTTTTGCTATCACGAGCGTCTGTCGATTGCGGGTAACTGCCGCATGTGTCTTGTCGAGGTGAAGGGTGGGCCGCCCAAGCCTACGGCTTCCTGCGCGATGCGCGTGGGCGATCTGCGCCCCGGGCGCGATGGCGAGCCCCCGGAGATCTTCACCAAGTCTCCCATGGTCAAGAAGGCGCGCGAAGGGGTGATGGAGTTTTTGCTCATCAACCATCCGCTTGATTGTCCGATTTGCGATCAGGGCGGGGAATGCGATCTGCAGGATCAAGCCATGGCTTTTGGCAAGGGTGGTTCGCGGTTCGATGAGAACAAGCGCGCGGTCGAGAATAAATATATCGGTCCACTGGTGAAGACCACCATGACGCGCTGCATTCATTGCACCCGCTGTGTGCGTTTCACCACTGAGGTGTGTGGCATTCACGAGCTGGGGCTGGTCGGTCGTGGGGAAGATGCCGAGATCACCACCTATCTGGAAGCGGCGCTCACATCGGAGTTGCAGGGCAATGTGATTGATCTTTGCCCCGTTGGCGCTCTGACATCCAGGCCTTATGCCTTCACGGCGCGCCCGTGGGAATTGACCAAAACCGAGACCATCGATGTGATGGACGCGGTGGGCTGCAATATCCGTGTTGATACCCGTGGTCGGGAAGTGATGCGCATCCAGCCGCGTGTCAATGACGCAATCAACGAGGAATGGATTTCCGACAAGACGCGCTTCATTTGGGATGGGCTCAAATCACAACGACTCGACAAGCCTTATGTGCGCAAGGATGGCAAGCTGACCCCGGCAAGCTGGGATGACGCCTTCCGTGCCATTGCTGTCAAGCTGAATGGCTTGCCCGGTGACAGGATCGGCGCGATTGCTGGCGCGATGGCAAGCGTGGAAGAAATGTATGCGCTCAAGGCTCTGATGACATCGCTCGGCTCGGGCAATATGGATACGCGGCAGGATGGCTCTGTTCTGACCTCGGCCATGGGGCGGGCTGCCTATCTGTTCAATGCCACCATCGAAGGCATTGAAGAGGCGGACGCTATTCTGATCGTCGGCTCGAACCCGCGCATGGAAGCGGCGGTGCTCAATGCCCGTATCCGTAAGACATGGCTGGCGGGGAACACGAAAATCGCCGTTATTGGCGAACAGGCCGACCTCAAATATGGTTATGACTATCTGGGTGCTGGTGCCGACAGTCTGGCCGATCTCGCCGCTGGCAAGGGGGCGTTCTTTGATGTGCTCAAGGGTGCACAGAAGCCGCTGATCCTCATCGGGCAGGGCGCGATCAATCATGATGATGGCGAAGCTGTTCTGGCGCAAGCGGCCAAGCTGGCCGAGGCTTGCGGCGCGCTCTCTGACGAGTGGAACGGCTTCTCGGTGCTGCATACCGATGCAAGCGCTGTCGGAGCCTTGGAAGTGGGCTTTGAGCCGCAGGCAGGGGGCAAGGATATCGCCGCGATGCAGGCAGGTGGCGTGGATGCTCTGTTCCTGCTTGGGGCCGATGAGCTGGCCTTTGATGCCTTTGGTGATGCATTCAAGATTTATATCGGGAGCCACGGCGATGCCGGTGCCCATGCGGCAGACGTCATCTTGCCGGCGGGGACCTATACCGAAAAGTCGGGGCTATATGTGAATACTGAAGGGCGGGTTCAAATGGCGTTGCGCGCCAATTTCCCTCCCGGAGATGCCAAGGAAGACTGGGCCATTTTGCGGGCGCTCTCTGGTGTTTTGGGCAAGACTTTGCCGTTTGACAGCGTTGATCAGCTGCGCGCGCAGTTGCTCGATGCCTATCCTCAGTTCGAGGTGACGGACGAATGCCTTGTGGGCGATTCTTCTGCCATCAGAACGTTGGCAAAGAAGGCAAAGCCGGTCAAAGGGCAGGCATTGATTTCGCCGGTTTCGGACTATTACCTGACCAACCCAATCGCACGCGCCTCGGCTGTCATGGCTGAATGCAGCGCACTGGCCAAGAGCAACAAAGCGGAAGCTGCGGAGTGA
- the nuoF gene encoding NADH-quinone oxidoreductase subunit NuoF: protein MLEDKDRIFTNIYGIHDWGLEGALKRGSWDGTKGLLQKGREWIINEMKASGLRGRGGAGFPTGLKWSFMPPKQEGRPHYLVVNADESEPGTCKDREILRNDPHHLVEGCLIAGFAMNADAAFIYVRGEFIRERERLQAAVDEAYEKKLIGKNNIHGYDFDIIVHHGAGAYICGEETALLESLEGKKGQPRLKPPFPANVGLYGCPTTVNNVESIAVAPTILRRGANWFKGFGAENNHGTKLFCVSGHVNQPATFEEAMSIPFKELIDKHCGGIRGGWDNLLAVIPGGSSVPCVPADQIMDCPMDFDSLKELGSGLGTAAVIVMDKSTDIVAAIARISYFYKHESCGQCTPCREGTGWMWRVMERMARGEAQKKEIDMLFEVSKQVEGHTICALGDAAAWPVQGLIRHFRPEIEKRIDQYTANPKADAAPLEAAE from the coding sequence ATGCTCGAGGATAAGGACCGGATTTTCACCAATATCTACGGCATCCATGATTGGGGGCTGGAAGGCGCCTTGAAGCGCGGCTCTTGGGACGGTACCAAGGGGCTGCTGCAAAAAGGGCGCGAGTGGATCATCAACGAGATGAAGGCGTCCGGCCTGCGCGGTCGTGGTGGGGCTGGGTTCCCGACGGGGCTTAAATGGTCTTTCATGCCGCCAAAGCAGGAAGGGCGCCCGCATTATCTGGTTGTCAATGCCGATGAATCCGAGCCGGGTACCTGCAAGGACCGCGAAATCCTGCGCAATGATCCGCACCATCTGGTGGAAGGCTGTCTGATTGCGGGCTTTGCCATGAATGCGGACGCGGCTTTTATCTATGTGCGTGGCGAGTTCATCCGTGAGCGCGAGCGGCTACAGGCTGCCGTTGATGAGGCCTATGAGAAGAAGCTCATCGGCAAGAACAATATCCATGGCTATGATTTCGATATCATCGTGCACCATGGTGCTGGCGCTTATATCTGCGGTGAGGAAACCGCCCTTCTGGAATCGCTGGAAGGCAAGAAGGGGCAGCCGCGTCTCAAGCCGCCATTCCCGGCCAATGTGGGCCTTTATGGCTGCCCGACAACGGTCAACAATGTGGAATCCATCGCTGTGGCACCGACGATCCTGCGGCGCGGGGCCAACTGGTTCAAGGGCTTCGGTGCGGAGAATAACCACGGCACCAAGCTGTTCTGCGTTTCTGGCCATGTCAATCAGCCCGCGACCTTCGAGGAAGCCATGTCGATCCCATTCAAGGAGTTGATCGACAAGCATTGTGGTGGCATTCGCGGTGGCTGGGACAATCTGTTGGCTGTTATTCCAGGAGGCTCTTCGGTCCCTTGCGTTCCGGCAGACCAGATCATGGATTGCCCGATGGATTTCGACAGTCTCAAGGAGCTAGGCTCCGGTCTTGGGACGGCGGCGGTTATCGTGATGGACAAATCGACCGACATCGTCGCTGCAATTGCCCGGATTTCCTATTTCTATAAGCATGAAAGCTGTGGCCAGTGTACACCGTGCCGTGAAGGAACCGGCTGGATGTGGCGCGTGATGGAGCGCATGGCGCGCGGTGAGGCACAGAAGAAAGAAATCGACATGTTGTTCGAGGTTTCCAAGCAGGTGGAAGGTCATACGATCTGCGCCCTCGGCGATGCCGCAGCATGGCCGGTGCAAGGGCTTATTCGCCATTTCCGGCCGGAAATCGAAAAGAGAATTGATCAGTATACGGCCAATCCGAAAGCGGATGCGGCCCCGCTGGAAGCGGCCGAATAG
- the nuoE gene encoding NADH-quinone oxidoreductase subunit NuoE: protein MSVRRLHSEQPESFEFSAENLEWARNVIGRYPEGRQASAVIPLLTRAQEQEGWVTQPAIEYVADMLSMPYIRVLEVATFYTQFLLQPVGKKAHIQVCGTTPCRLRGAGDLIRVCKNKIADKQFALSEDGDFSWEEVECAGACVNAPMIQISKDTYEDLTPEIFEELIDKIAAGKAVEPGSQTGRQGSAPATGPVTLTDPSLYDGSRVKWGLGAEMDEPEDEAETAEDAQSDATEEGAQPDSSAVSGMPVLLREPLDGKADNLKEISGIGPKIEQKLNGVGVFHFAQIAQWTDENIAFIDSQLAFRGRIARENWIEQAKVLASGAETDFSKRVQAGAVSSSKSGGDA, encoded by the coding sequence ATGAGTGTCCGTCGCCTGCATAGCGAACAGCCGGAGAGCTTCGAATTCTCAGCGGAGAATCTCGAATGGGCCCGGAATGTGATTGGTCGATATCCTGAAGGGCGGCAAGCGTCGGCGGTGATCCCGCTTTTGACGCGGGCGCAGGAGCAGGAAGGCTGGGTGACCCAGCCTGCGATCGAATATGTGGCCGATATGCTGTCTATGCCTTATATTCGCGTTTTGGAAGTGGCGACCTTCTATACCCAGTTCCTGCTGCAGCCGGTGGGCAAGAAGGCCCATATTCAGGTGTGCGGCACGACGCCGTGCCGTTTGCGCGGCGCGGGGGATCTAATCCGGGTCTGCAAAAACAAGATTGCCGACAAGCAGTTTGCTCTTTCCGAGGATGGTGATTTCTCATGGGAAGAAGTGGAATGTGCAGGCGCGTGCGTCAATGCGCCGATGATCCAGATCTCAAAGGATACCTATGAGGATCTGACACCGGAAATCTTTGAAGAGCTGATCGACAAGATTGCGGCAGGCAAGGCTGTTGAGCCGGGAAGCCAGACAGGCCGACAGGGCTCTGCTCCGGCAACCGGTCCGGTTACGCTGACCGATCCTTCGCTTTATGACGGTTCTCGGGTCAAATGGGGTCTTGGCGCCGAAATGGATGAGCCGGAAGACGAAGCCGAAACGGCAGAGGACGCTCAATCAGATGCTACAGAAGAGGGGGCGCAGCCTGACAGCAGCGCGGTGAGCGGTATGCCGGTTCTTTTGCGCGAGCCCCTTGACGGCAAGGCGGACAATCTAAAGGAAATCAGCGGTATTGGTCCAAAGATCGAGCAGAAGCTCAACGGGGTCGGCGTGTTCCACTTTGCCCAGATTGCCCAATGGACAGACGAGAATATTGCCTTCATCGACAGCCAGCTCGCCTTCAGGGGCCGGATTGCCCGCGAGAACTGGATTGAGCAGGCCAAAGTGCTGGCCTCTGGTGCCGAGACGGACTTTTCCAAGCGGGTGCAGGCCGGTGCGGTTTCATCCAGCAAGAGCGGAGGGGATGCATAA
- a CDS encoding NADH-quinone oxidoreductase subunit D, which translates to MAEKQVRNFNINFGPQHPAAHGVLRMVLELNGEIVERVDPHVGLLHRGTEKLIEHKIYSQATPYFDRLDYVAPMNQEHAFCLAVERLLGLEVPRRAQLIRVLYCEIGRILNHILNITTQAMDVGALTPILWGFEEREKLMVFYERASGSRMHANYFRVGGVRQDLPEDLIDDIEAFCDPFLKVVGDIDTMLTDNRIFKQRNADIGVVALDDAWAWGFSGTMVRSCGVPWDLRRSQPYECYSEMEFDIPVGKHGDNYDRYLMRMEEMRQSVRIMRQCITKLREPEGQGPVCTEDDKIVPPRRDEMKRSMEALINHFKLHTEGFHVPAGEVYAAVEAPKGEFGVYLVSDGTNKPYKCKIRAPGFAHLSAMDFLSRGYQLADVSAILGSLDLVFGEVDR; encoded by the coding sequence ATGGCTGAAAAGCAGGTAAGAAATTTCAATATCAACTTCGGGCCCCAGCATCCGGCTGCGCATGGTGTGTTGCGTATGGTTCTGGAGTTGAATGGCGAGATTGTCGAGCGGGTGGACCCGCATGTGGGGCTACTGCATCGCGGCACCGAAAAGCTGATCGAGCATAAGATCTACTCACAGGCGACGCCTTATTTCGACCGGCTTGACTATGTGGCGCCGATGAATCAGGAGCATGCATTCTGCCTGGCGGTCGAGCGTCTTCTGGGGCTGGAGGTTCCGCGCCGGGCGCAGCTGATCCGTGTTCTTTATTGCGAGATCGGGCGCATTCTCAATCATATCCTCAATATCACAACGCAGGCGATGGACGTTGGGGCGCTGACCCCGATTCTGTGGGGCTTTGAAGAGCGTGAAAAGCTAATGGTCTTTTATGAACGGGCCAGCGGCTCGCGCATGCATGCCAACTATTTCCGCGTCGGCGGCGTTCGCCAAGACCTGCCTGAAGACTTGATCGATGACATCGAGGCTTTCTGTGATCCCTTCCTGAAGGTCGTTGGCGATATCGATACGATGCTGACCGATAACCGCATTTTCAAACAGCGCAACGCCGACATTGGCGTGGTGGCGCTGGATGATGCATGGGCATGGGGCTTTTCCGGCACCATGGTGCGCTCTTGCGGCGTGCCGTGGGATTTGCGCAGGAGCCAGCCTTATGAATGCTATAGCGAAATGGAATTCGATATTCCGGTCGGCAAGCACGGGGACAATTATGACCGCTATCTGATGCGCATGGAAGAAATGCGCCAGTCGGTTCGGATCATGCGTCAATGCATCACCAAGCTGCGCGAGCCTGAGGGGCAGGGGCCGGTTTGCACCGAAGATGACAAGATCGTGCCGCCAAGGCGCGATGAAATGAAGCGCTCGATGGAAGCGTTGATCAATCATTTCAAGCTGCATACGGAAGGCTTCCATGTGCCTGCCGGTGAAGTTTATGCCGCAGTTGAAGCACCCAAGGGCGAGTTTGGTGTCTATCTCGTTTCAGATGGCACGAACAAGCCGTATAAATGCAAGATTCGCGCGCCGGGCTTTGCGCATCTCTCCGCGATGGACTTTTTGTCTCGCGGGTATCAGCTGGCCGACGTGTCCGCCATTCTCGGATCGCTTGATCTGGTGTTTGGTGAGGTAGACCGCTAG
- a CDS encoding NADH-quinone oxidoreductase subunit C — protein sequence MDETLRDLGDYIELVLDGKIIDWQIAFGELTVNAKRGDIVEITRILRDDPRLKFVSFIDLTAVDYPARPERFDVVYHLLSPKQNARVRIKIKTDEVSYVDSICGVFPGANWFEREAYDMYGILFAGHPDLRRLLTDYGFDGHPLRKDFPLTGYYEVHYDDEKKRVVYEPVKLAQEFRNFDFLSPWEGVDYVLPGDEKAEG from the coding sequence ATGGACGAGACATTAAGAGATCTCGGTGACTATATTGAGTTGGTATTGGATGGCAAAATCATCGATTGGCAGATTGCCTTTGGCGAGCTGACCGTCAATGCCAAGCGTGGTGATATCGTCGAGATCACGCGGATTTTGCGCGATGATCCCCGTCTCAAATTCGTCTCCTTCATTGACCTTACTGCCGTTGATTATCCCGCGCGTCCGGAGCGTTTTGATGTGGTCTATCACTTGCTGAGCCCGAAGCAGAATGCGCGGGTCCGCATCAAGATCAAAACGGATGAAGTCAGTTATGTTGATTCCATCTGTGGTGTCTTTCCGGGCGCCAACTGGTTCGAGCGCGAAGCCTATGACATGTATGGCATCCTGTTTGCCGGACACCCGGATTTACGTCGCCTGCTGACCGACTATGGGTTTGATGGCCACCCGCTGCGCAAGGATTTTCCGCTGACCGGATATTATGAAGTGCATTATGACGACGAGAAAAAGCGCGTCGTCTATGAGCCGGTGAAACTCGCACAGGAATTTCGCAATTTTGATTTTCTCAGTCCCTGGGAGGGCGTTGATTATGTTCTTCCCGGAGACGAAAAGGCCGAAGGCTGA
- a CDS encoding NADH-quinone oxidoreductase subunit B family protein, producing the protein MGLSEQNQTLVAQQPKGILDPKTGKPIGHDDPFVSQMRADLSDKGFLVTAADDLITWARTGSLMWMTFGLACCAVEMMQMSMPRYDCERFGFAPRGSPRQSDVMIVAGTLTNKMAPALRKVYDQMPEPRYVISMGSCANGGGYYHYSYSVVRGCDRVVPVDIYVPGCPPTAEALLYGVLLLQKKIRRTGSIER; encoded by the coding sequence ATGGGATTAAGCGAACAAAATCAGACACTGGTCGCCCAGCAGCCCAAGGGCATTCTCGACCCTAAGACAGGCAAGCCAATTGGCCATGACGACCCGTTCGTGTCGCAAATGCGTGCGGATCTCTCTGACAAGGGGTTTCTGGTTACCGCAGCCGATGATCTGATCACCTGGGCGCGCACCGGTTCTCTCATGTGGATGACCTTCGGGTTGGCCTGCTGTGCAGTCGAGATGATGCAGATGTCCATGCCGCGCTATGACTGCGAGCGCTTCGGCTTTGCGCCACGCGGCTCGCCCCGTCAGTCTGACGTCATGATTGTTGCGGGCACTCTGACCAACAAGATGGCTCCGGCCTTGCGCAAGGTTTACGACCAGATGCCCGAGCCTCGCTATGTTATTTCTATGGGGTCCTGCGCCAATGGCGGGGGCTATTATCACTATTCCTATAGTGTTGTGAGGGGCTGCGACCGGGTTGTTCCGGTCGACATTTATGTGCCCGGTTGCCCGCCAACGGCAGAAGCGCTGCTCTATGGCGTGCTGTTATTGCAGAAGAAGATCAGGCGCACGGGGTCGATCGAGCGCTGA
- a CDS encoding NADH-quinone oxidoreductase subunit A gives MEELLLDYLPIIIFIGISLIIGLALLVSPFVVAFKNPDPEKLSAYECGFNAFDDARMPFDVRFYLVAILFIIFDLEVAFLFPWAVAFGDLGLFGFVSMMIFLAILTVGFVYEWKKGALEWD, from the coding sequence ATGGAAGAGCTGCTCTTAGATTATCTTCCCATCATTATATTTATCGGCATCTCTCTGATTATCGGTCTTGCCCTGCTTGTGTCTCCCTTTGTCGTGGCGTTCAAAAATCCCGATCCGGAAAAGCTCTCTGCCTATGAGTGTGGTTTTAATGCCTTTGATGATGCGCGTATGCCGTTTGATGTACGCTTCTATCTGGTGGCGATTCTGTTCATTATTTTCGATCTGGAAGTGGCGTTTCTCTTTCCGTGGGCGGTGGCATTCGGCGATCTGGGGCTATTCGGTTTCGTATCTATGATGATTTTTCTGGCAATTCTGACTGTCGGATTCGTTTATGAATGGAAGAAGGGGGCGCTGGAATGGGATTAA
- a CDS encoding carbohydrate kinase family protein, protein MKTATIGSAMIDIITIVADNDIERISMTNAHNSFLMLEQGRKIDALNISTHVGGGAINAAVSLSRLGNEVTPNVKIGEDIEAEMVRQLLEREGLSDKGLMTTDKAITGCSVMIASHDRNASIFTARGANCRVTDEDIHEGIFDGAELLHIAPMSNESAEAFPMICQRGKEAGAFVVANPGERQINRRGKEFLDTAKNIDLININRAEAELMMPALLDYSKHSNMRTVKMDQSASKSLMTRGLIMDHVHCSLSGFMSLLMSIGPKYILITDGTGGAYLGSEEGIYHCPIKKTNVRGTAGAGDAFTSTFGAILGAGATPEKALQIATINSSSVCEYVDTQSGLLTIEEAEKRWEADKEDLPVSFWAWQD, encoded by the coding sequence ATGAAAACAGCAACAATCGGCTCCGCAATGATCGATATCATTACCATTGTTGCCGACAATGACATTGAGCGCATCTCCATGACCAACGCGCACAATTCATTTTTGATGCTCGAGCAAGGTCGCAAAATTGATGCGCTGAACATCTCCACCCATGTCGGCGGTGGTGCCATTAATGCTGCGGTTTCCTTGTCGCGCCTTGGCAATGAAGTGACACCGAACGTCAAAATCGGCGAAGACATTGAAGCTGAGATGGTTCGTCAGCTTCTGGAACGCGAAGGTCTTTCCGATAAGGGCCTCATGACAACAGACAAGGCCATCACCGGCTGCTCCGTGATGATCGCGTCCCACGACCGCAACGCATCAATCTTTACCGCACGTGGCGCCAACTGCCGGGTAACCGACGAAGACATCCACGAAGGCATCTTCGATGGCGCTGAATTGCTGCATATCGCTCCGATGTCCAACGAGTCGGCGGAAGCCTTCCCGATGATCTGCCAGCGCGGCAAAGAAGCTGGCGCCTTCGTCGTTGCTAACCCGGGCGAACGCCAGATCAACCGTCGAGGCAAGGAATTCCTCGACACGGCTAAAAATATCGATCTGATTAACATCAACCGCGCTGAAGCCGAGTTGATGATGCCAGCTCTTCTGGACTATTCCAAGCATTCCAACATGCGCACCGTAAAAATGGACCAGAGCGCCAGCAAGAGCCTGATGACCCGTGGCCTGATCATGGACCATGTCCATTGCTCCCTGTCCGGCTTCATGTCTCTGCTGATGTCCATCGGTCCGAAATACATTCTCATTACCGATGGCACCGGTGGCGCTTATCTGGGCAGCGAAGAAGGCATCTACCATTGCCCGATCAAGAAAACCAATGTGCGCGGCACAGCCGGTGCGGGTGACGCATTCACCTCCACATTCGGCGCCATCCTTGGCGCTGGCGCCACGCCGGAAAAAGCATTGCAGATCGCAACCATCAACTCTTCCTCGGTTTGTGAATATGTTGACACCCAAAGCGGCCTGCTGACCATTGAAGAAGCAGAAAAGCGCTGGGAAGCTGACAAGGAAGATCTGCCTGTTTCCTTCTGGGCCTGGCAGGACTAA
- a CDS encoding HU family DNA-binding protein gives MNKNELISAVAEKADLTKAQAGEAVDALFDIVSDTLKSGDEVRIIGFGNFSVTERAATEGRNPRTGDTIQIPASKTPKFKAGKGLKDAVNSK, from the coding sequence ATGAACAAGAACGAACTGATCTCTGCTGTGGCGGAAAAAGCAGATCTCACCAAAGCACAGGCTGGCGAAGCGGTTGATGCGCTGTTTGACATCGTTTCTGATACCCTGAAAAGCGGCGACGAAGTCCGTATCATTGGCTTCGGCAACTTTTCTGTAACCGAACGTGCTGCGACTGAAGGTCGTAACCCTCGCACCGGTGACACCATTCAGATCCCTGCTTCCAAAACGCCTAAATTCAAGGCTGGTAAGGGTCTGAAGGACGCTGTTAACAGCAAATAA